The DNA sequence AAAAAACGGAAAATCATTGGAAAATTGTTTATTGATGTCTTTGAAGAAGAAGCTCAAGCCGTTGGTGGTGCAGACTTCTTAGCGCAAGGAACATTATACCCTGATGTAATCGAATCAGTATCTTTTATCGGCGGTCCTTCTGTTACAATCAAATCTCATCACAATGTGGGCGGATTGCCAGAGCGTATGAATATGCAACTTGTCGAACCTTTAAGAGAACTTTTTAAAGACGAAGTCAGAGCGTTAGGGCGAGAGCTAGGCCTTCACGAAGATTTTGTTGGTCGCCATCCCTTCCCAGGACCAGGCTTGGCTATTCGTATACCTGGTGAGATTACACGGGAGAAGGCAGATATTTTGCGCAAAGCAGATGCAATCTATCTGGAAGAAATCCGTAAAGCCGGATTATACGATGATATCTGGCAAGCATTTGCTGTCTTGCTGCCTGTTAAAACAGTTGGTGTTATGGGAGATAGCCGTACCTATGATCATGTTTGTGCGATCAGAGCTGTGAATTCAACGGACGGTATGACCGCTAATTATTATCCTTATCCACATGATTTCTTAGGGCGTGTTGCAACACGGATCATAAATGAAGTTCGAGGCATTAACAGGGTCGTCTATGATATTACATCAAAACCTCCTGGCACCATTGAGTGGGAATAAGCATACTTTCAGACTAGGCCTGTGAACAATCACAGGCCTTTTCTATATATAATTCATCAACTTAAGAGACTCGCTTTCATAGAGTCTGCAAATGTGCTTTACTTTTGTATCAGGAGGGAAGGCCATGACGTCTATCATGAAATACATAAAAGCATTCTTCAGAATTCATTATGAATTGATGCGGGCACCTCTTAACGCACTAGAGCGGTCTCGATTTAATAGAGTTGGCCTTCTTATTAGAAACTTAAAATCCTTGTTAAAAGGAAAATACCACCGTTTTGGATATGCCTCTGAACTAGAGTGCTTCTATATAGAAGAAAAAGGGGAGCGCTATTATTTTTCGAATTTAGTCAGAGGAATTAATTTATACAGTGAAGGATTGTCTGTTAGAAGAGATGAAATTGTCTCTTCTTATTTTATAGACCAAATAGATTTTGCTCCAGGAGACATTGTCATTGATTGTGGTGCTAATTATGGAGATTTATGGCTTTATCTTAAAACCCAGATAAATGAAAATACCTATATTCCTTTTGAACCCGGCATAGAAGAATATAAAGCCTTATCTTTGAATGCACCAAAATCACTCAAGAATAACCTTGGCTTGGGTTATGAAAACAATAAGAAAAAATTTTTTGTTAATAATAAAGATGCCGATTCAAGTTTTATTCAACCTTCAGAATATAGCGATATTATATATGTAGAAACGATGCGCCTCGACGATTTTGTCAAACAAAATAATATTGGTGAGATTAAATTGTTTAAATGCGAAGCTGAAGGATTTGAGCCCGAAGTGTTTAACGGTGTTGGATCAATTTTAGATCAAATTCACTATATAGCCGTCGACGGTGGGTATGAGAGAGGGTTCAAAAAAGAAGAAACTTTCTCTCATCAAACTAATTTGTTAATCGCTCAGGGATTTTCTATGGTGGCTATTAATTTTCAGTTAGGAAGAGCGTTGTTTCGAAATAAGAAATATATATAATATCTTTTAGAGAATATTTTATTAAATCTTTCTTCAAGAAAAATAACTGATTGAAATTAGACTATGGAACTCACGATTAAAGAAGCAATGCAGCGCGGCGTTATAGCGTATAAAGAAGGCCAGCTTCACACCGCTGAGAAGTACTTTAAAATTATCTTAAAAGAACGGCCTTTTCATCCTGGTGCAAACCATAAACTAGGCATGCTCGCTCTCTCTGCGAATAAAATTAGTACTGCGCTGATTTATTTTGAGAAAGCAGTTCATTTAAAACCATCAAAGGGACTGTTTTGGGTTAGTTATATCGATACCCTTTTAAAAGCTAAAAAGCATACTCTTGCTCAGAAAATCCTTCTAAAAGGCAAACAATATCTTTCAGATGCGGAATCTCATGCGTATGAAGAGAGTCTGAATGCACAGACTTCTCCTAGAAATATTAAACGGTCAACCCCTTCGAAGCAACAGGTGAAGAGCCTGTTAGATTTGTATAATCTTGAGCGATATAGTGATGCTGAAAAATATGCAAAATCCCTTACAAATCTTTTCCCTAATAATAATTTTGGCTGGAAAATTCTGGCCGCCGTATTTAAAAAGACTAATCGGCATTCTGCAGCAGTAGAGGCAGGGAGGAAAGCAATTGAAATTTCTCCAAATGATACTGAAGCCCACTGTAATCTAGGGAATACACTCTTAGACATAGGGCATCGGGAAGAAGCAATGAAATCTTATTTGACCGTCACTAAATTAGACCCAAATCACGCTGCAAAACATTTAGTTGCGTCGATGTCTGGTGAAAATACAAAGGGGGCTTCAAAAGATTATGTAAAGTGGCTTTTTGATGGATATGCTGAGAATTTTGAGCAGTCTTTAGTAGATACGCTCGATTATAGCGTACCTCATGTTTTAGCTGATCTCATATTTAAAGAAAATGAGGGGAAACCACTAGGCAAAGTTCTTGATTTAGGCTGCGGTACGGGATTATTTGGGCAGGAAATATTAAATCAGTATACCTATTTAGAAGGCATTGATTTATCAGTGAATATGCTCAATAAGGCTGCCGAAAAAGAAATATACGATACATTAGTGTCTCGAGATATTCTTGAATATTTAAGCCAGAAAGAGCTGTGTTATGATTATTTTATAGCAGCAGATGTTTTTGTATATATTGGGGATTTATCAGAAATATTTAAACAGATTAAAAAGCGAAATAAAAAAGGAGCTCGGCTTGCATTTTCAACAGAAGAACTTTCTGGCGACAGCTATAGACTACAGCCCTCAGGACGCTACGCTCACTCAAAAGACTATATACAAAAATTATGTAAGCAGTTTGACTATAAAATTCTTAAACATCATGAAATGGGGATAAGGAAGGATGAAAATGTAGGATATATTCCGGGAGCTTTATATTTGTTAGGCTTTTAGCACAGAAATTACTACAGTGGCTAAGCATACTTGTATTCCTTATTTAAAATACCCACATAAGGATTATAATAATAAGACAGGGAGAACTATTATGACAGATTATATCCAACGACCCGGCGAGAAAAACGCAATTATAGCATTGCTATTGTGCTTTTTTCTATTTTGGCTGGGCGCTCACAATTGGTATTTAGGTAGAAGTTTTAGAGCAATTTTACAGATTGGTTTAGCCGTTGTCGGGCTCATTCCTTTCCTTGGCTGGCCATTTGGCGCCTTGCTTGCTGTATGGGCTTTCATAGAATTTATAATGATCCTGATAGGCAATGGAAGAGATGGTCAAGGAAGACCAGTCACTCTTTAAGCATTATAAAGAATATAGATCATTATAGGCCTGAGCAGGAGACTTCCAGCTCAGGTCTTGTTTCATACCATTCTTGCGTATTTTGTTTGTGAGCTTTTTTGAATGAAAAAGTCCCAAACTGCGATCCAGGCTTTCAATAAGTGCATTCTCCGTCACATCATTCAAATGTATACCAGTCCCTAACCCTAGTTTTAGAGCGCTTTCATTACAATCGATAACAGTATCATTCAGACCACCCACCCGTGTGACCACCGGAATTGTACCGTATCTCATGGCGCAAAGTTGTGTTAGTCCACAAGGTTCAAACCGGGAAGGGATAAGGATAAAGTCTGCGCCAGCCTGTACCTGATGAGCTAAAACTTCATTATACCCAATATAAGTAGAAACACTGCCTTTATACTTATCAGCGGCTTCTAAATAACGATGTTCTAAGTCATGATCACCACTACCTAGTATCGCTATTTGAGCGCCGTTTTTGAGAAGGTGAGGGATTGCTTTCAAGACGAGGTCCAATCCTTTTTGGGTGGTCAGTCGACTAATTACACAGAAGAGTGGTTTTTTCACAGAGCGTGTCAATCCCATCTTCTCTTGAAGCGCTTTTTTGCAAAGCGCTTTCCCAGCCAAAGATTGCGCAGAATAGGAAGCTGTGATTTGTGGATCGCTTTCAGGGTCCCAAATTCCCTGATCTATACCATTTGTAATCCCGGAAACCCTATCTTTGATGGCATTTAGTAGTCCTCCAAAGCCCATTCCAAGTTCCTCAGTTTTAATTTCTGCGGCATAGGTTGGGCTCACGGTGGTCACATGATCACTGAAGACAACACCGGCTTTTAAATAGCTGACTTGCCCCCAATATTCCAATTGGTTCGAGCTGAACATGCTGGATGGTAGTCTTAGCTGAGCAAATATTTCTTTAGGGAAAAGACCTTGAAATGCAAGATTATGAATGGTTAAAATACGTTTTGGGCCCTTGGGTAAATTCTCAGCTTCTAGGTATGCAAAAGTTAACCCCGCTTGCCAGTCGTGAGCATGGACGCAATCAAAAGTATAGAGATCCGCAAGTTTTCCTATGGACAGGTCGCTGGCTGCCTTTGAAAAAGCTGCATAACGAATATGATTGCCGGCTCTATCATGCCCCTGCATATCCACATAAGGATTGCCTTCTAAGTCGAAGAGGTGAGGGGCGATCATGACAATCACATTAAGCCCTGTTGACGACGTTCCTTTGACAAGAGAGGATTTTCCTCCGGCGAGATCAGTAAATTCAGCAATTTTCTGAGTGTTTTTGATGTTTTTCAACACATCAGGAAAACCAGGAAGAAAAACTGTGGTATTTGTTATGGAAGGATCAAAAGCAAGGGGAAGGGCACCAACTACATCAGCCAATCCTCCGGTCTTTATTAAAGGGTAACACTCTGAAGATACAAAAAGTATATTCATTTCAGATCCTTACTTCTTTTTTCTGGAGTTACAGGTTATCTATCATTTTCTGAGTGATAAGACAAATACCATTCTCACTTCTATAAAATCGTCTTGCATCTTCTTCTGCATTTTGTCCAACTACCAATCCTTCAGGGATTACGACATTGCCGTCGACGACAACATTTTTAAGTCGTGCATTACGATTGACAGTCACATGTGGCAGTAAGACTGAATTTTCAATAACAGCATAAGAATGAGTTCTCACGCCTGTAGAAAGTAGAGACTTGTAGACTTGAGAACCTGAAACAATCACATCGCCGCCCACTAAAGAGCTGATTGCCTCACCGCGTCGCCCATCAGATTCGTGAATAAATTTTGCAGGCGGTGTAATTTCAGCATAGGTCCAAATCGGCCAATCACGGTCATAAAGATCAAGACCAGGGTTAAAGCTTGTTAAGTCAAGACTGGCTTTCCAGTAGGCATCAACAGTCCCCACATCTCTCCAGTAGGCTTCTTCTTCTACTTCTGATCTAACGCATGATTGTGTGTATCGATGCGCTTGGGCTTTCCCATTTTGCACAATATATGGAATAAGGTCATTTCCGAAATCCCTTGTAGACCCTTCTGTCACAGCGTCTTTCTTTAATAGGTCAATGAGATACTCTGTATTAAAAACATAGATACCCATGGACGCTAAACATCGGTCTGTTGTCCCTGGAATTGTTGGGGGATCAGAAGGTTTTTCAAGGAAATTTATAATTCCATCCTTGTCATCAACTCCCATAACACCAAACCCTTTGGCTTCTTCTTGAGATACTTCCAAGCATCCAATCGTAACATCAGCCCCACTTTCTACATGTTGCTCAAGCATTAAGCGGTAATCCATTTTATAAATGTGATCTCCGGCAAGAATAATCATATATTTTGGATCATATGATTCAATGATATCAATATTTTGATAAACCGCGTCTGCTGTACCTTCATACCACTGGGTCTCTGAGACACGCTGAGATGCAGGTAGAATATCGAAACTTTCATTTCTCTCCGCTCGGAAAAAATTCCAACCTCTTTGCAAATGACGAATGAGGCTATGAGCTTTATACTGTGTAGCAACGCCAATTCTTCTTATTCCTGAGTTAACAGCGTTTGAGAGTGCAAAATCAATGATTCTACTTTTACCACCAAAATATACAGCTGGCTTAGCCCGACGATCAGTTAAATCTTTTAATCGACTGCCTCGACCTCCGGCAAGGACATAAGCCATTGTCTGTCGTGTCAAGCTTTCTCCAGATATACGTTTTTTCATTGTTAACCCCTCTGTGTAATTCTATCCTTCTATTAGTAAGCAATAATTGAGCAATTGCAACGACTATATTTTTTTATGAAATTGAATGTATATCTACGTGTAAGCGCTTACAAATATTTTTTGATGACACCTATAGCACCATCCTTTATAACATCCGACAACGATATCAGCGCAGATAAGGATAGACGATGTCCACAACACCGAAAACAGAAAATGTAAAGTTATCACCAATGGTTCGACGTAGGACTGCGAAGGACATTGCTGCCAGAAAAAGTGGAGAGCCGATTGTCTGTTTAACAGCATACATTACACCTATGGCTGCCCGGCTTGACGATTACTGTGATTTATTGTTGGTAGGTGACAGCTTGGGTATGGTGCTTTACGGCATGGATAATACGCTAGGCGTTACACTAGATATGATGATTCAGCATGGACGTGCTGTCATGCGCGGTGCAAAGAAGGCCCTTGTGGTCATTGATATGCCTTTTGGGTCCTATGAAGAATCTAAAGAACAAGCCTTTAGAAACTGCGCCAAAGTCCTAAGTGAAACTGGGGCAGGAGCTGTTAAGCTAGAGGGCGGAATAGAAATGGCTGAAACCATAGCTTTTCTTGTGAAGCGCGGTATACCGGTTTTAGGTCACGTAGGTCTTATGCCACAAAGCGTTAACAGTTATGGAGGCTACGGCGCACATGGTAGAACGGAAAATGAATGGCAACCCATTCTTGATGATGCACAGGCTATTGCTGCAGCGGGTGCTTTTGCCACCGTATTAGAAGGCGTCGCTGCGCCTCTGGCTGATAAAATTACTGAAAAAACATCAAACCCAATAATTGGTATTGGGGCATCCAATAAATGTGACGGCCAAATCCTCGTTACAGAGGATATGCTTGGTTTATTTAGTTTTAATCCTAAATTTGTTAAGAGATACATGGAATTAGGCACAGAAATCGTTGCATCTGTTGAGGCATATGCCTCAGAAGTTCGAGCTCGAACTTTTCCTTCGGACGAATATACTTACAAAATGAAAGACTAATTAGCAGGTCCGCCTAATTCTAGCCAAAATTTGCAGTGAATTAGATGGTTGCATCTAAGTTATTTGTTGCTATTGTAGCGCAAAATTATACACACACTTTAGTGTGCCGGAATTAACCTTATTTTCAGGATGAATTTCTGAGAATAACAGGTAGTCAAGTAGGAGTTAAGCGTGGCGAAGTCACCTGAAGAAGAATTAGCAATGCAGGAAGTAGACGAAGCTCTACGCCGTGAACGTCTCGAGAAAGTTTGGGACAGCTACAAATATTGGATTATCGGTACAGCGGTGGCAATCGTTGGTCTAGTAGCGGGTAGAGAAATTTTTGTCTCACTTAAAACAAGTTCTGAAGAAGCCAGTTCGACTGCCTATGTAGAAGCATATAAAAAAGCATCATCTGAATCTGGCGAGACTAAAGCTGTTTGGGATTCTGCACTTCCTAACCTAAATGAGACCTACAAAGGGTTTGCTCAAATTCACCTTGCAGCGGATTATGTCAAAAAAGGCAAAATTACAGAAGCATTGGATGTTTATAATTCAATCAATGCAACTGAGAGTGTCGATACTCGTATAAAGAACCTTGCTCTTTTTTCTTCGTCGCTTGTGATGATTGAAAATGCAGTTGATATTAGTGCCGCTCGATCAAATCTAAATTTACTTGCTTCTGGTGACAGCTTGTTCAAAAAAAATGCAACAGAGCAGCTGGCTCTTCTTGATTACCTTGACGGTAACTATATGGAAGCTCAGCAACGCCTCCAATCTCTCTCTACTGCAACGGATTTGACTAACGAAATGAGAACACGGGTAACAAAACTCTTATCAATGGTTGAGGTACACCTCGAAGAAAACAAGGGCGAAGAATGATTAAAACAACAAAACTTATTACCCTGACAGCGATTGCACTCTGTATTTCAGCCTGCTCCCTTTTTGAAGGTGGCAAAAAAAAGGTTAAATATGACGACGGCGGAAAAGAGCGAATATCCATCTTAACCAATGTGACAGTTCTTGAAGCTGATAGTTCTATTGCTTCAGTCCCAGTTGTACTGCCAATTCCTTACAGAAATAAAAATTGGGCCCAATCAGGCGGTTCTCAATCACATGCCGTCCACCATTTGGAGACTGCGGATAGTTTATCTCGTGCATGGTCCGTGTCTAATGGGGCAGGGAATAGTAAATACGAACGTGTCATTTCCACTCCTGTCTCTGCAGAAGGTAAAGTCTTTTCCGTTGATGCCAAAGGTACAGTAAATGCATTTTCCCTATCCAATGGTCGCAAACTATGGTCGCATGACATTAAAATAGATGAAAATGTAAAAATGGGCTATGGCGGCGGTGTTGCATATGACAATGGTACTGTCTATGCGACCTCTGGTTTTGGACTGATTGTTGCTCTAGACGCGTCCTCAGGTCGCCGTGAGTGGACATATAAATATTCAGTCCCTCTTAGAGGGGCTCCAACCGTTGCTGAAGGTAAAGTCTTTGCAATCAGCCATGATAACCTTATGGTCGCTGTTGATGCCAAGTCTGGTAACTTCTTATGGGACCAAGTGGGTATTATGGAATCAGCTGGTATGCTGGGTGCAGCCAGTGCTGCCTATGAAGACGGAGCTTTGGTCTTTGCACTTTCGTCTGGAGAATTGATTGCCCGAAGAGCAACAAATGGACTGGTTCTGTGGCAGGATACTCTGCGTTCTTCTCGGAGACTGACACCGTTGGCAACCTTGACTGACATTGATGCAAATCCTGTGATTGACCGAGGTAAAGTCTATGGTCTATCCCACTCAGGCCGAATGGTTGCAATTGATATGCGATCTGGTGAGCGCTCTTGGGAAGCAGACATTGCTGGTGTAAATACGCCTTGGATTGCGGGCAATTTTGCATATGTGGTTACTGTTGACTCTCAAGTATTATGTATTTCACTTGCAGATGGTCGTATCCGCTGGGTTGAACAGCTTCAACGATTTGAAGATCAGGAAAAACGTCGTGATCTTATTAAATGGAATGGTCCTTTGCTTGCGGGCAATCGCTTATTCCTGACGTCCTCACATGGATATATGCTCACACTGTCTCCCTATACAGGAGATGTATTAAGCGGTGTGAATGTTGGCTCTGGTATGACAACAAATCCTATTATGGTGGATGGTACCTTAATAACCCTTACAGACGACGGAAAATTGATCGCTTATCGATGATCTAAGTCTGTCTTTACAGTTTAGGAGTAAAGCCGTGAATTTTACACTGGCTATCCTCGGTCGCCCTAATGTGGGTAAATCGACGCTTTTCAATCGACTGGTTGGGAAGCGTTTGGCTATTGTTGATGACACCCCTGGCGTTACGAGAGATCGTCGTGCGGGAG is a window from the Temperatibacter marinus genome containing:
- a CDS encoding tetratricopeptide repeat protein, whose protein sequence is MAKSPEEELAMQEVDEALRRERLEKVWDSYKYWIIGTAVAIVGLVAGREIFVSLKTSSEEASSTAYVEAYKKASSESGETKAVWDSALPNLNETYKGFAQIHLAADYVKKGKITEALDVYNSINATESVDTRIKNLALFSSSLVMIENAVDISAARSNLNLLASGDSLFKKNATEQLALLDYLDGNYMEAQQRLQSLSTATDLTNEMRTRVTKLLSMVEVHLEENKGEE
- a CDS encoding class I SAM-dependent DNA methyltransferase, whose protein sequence is MKSLLDLYNLERYSDAEKYAKSLTNLFPNNNFGWKILAAVFKKTNRHSAAVEAGRKAIEISPNDTEAHCNLGNTLLDIGHREEAMKSYLTVTKLDPNHAAKHLVASMSGENTKGASKDYVKWLFDGYAENFEQSLVDTLDYSVPHVLADLIFKENEGKPLGKVLDLGCGTGLFGQEILNQYTYLEGIDLSVNMLNKAAEKEIYDTLVSRDILEYLSQKELCYDYFIAADVFVYIGDLSEIFKQIKKRNKKGARLAFSTEELSGDSYRLQPSGRYAHSKDYIQKLCKQFDYKILKHHEMGIRKDENVGYIPGALYLLGF
- a CDS encoding PQQ-binding-like beta-propeller repeat protein, translating into MIKTTKLITLTAIALCISACSLFEGGKKKVKYDDGGKERISILTNVTVLEADSSIASVPVVLPIPYRNKNWAQSGGSQSHAVHHLETADSLSRAWSVSNGAGNSKYERVISTPVSAEGKVFSVDAKGTVNAFSLSNGRKLWSHDIKIDENVKMGYGGGVAYDNGTVYATSGFGLIVALDASSGRREWTYKYSVPLRGAPTVAEGKVFAISHDNLMVAVDAKSGNFLWDQVGIMESAGMLGAASAAYEDGALVFALSSGELIARRATNGLVLWQDTLRSSRRLTPLATLTDIDANPVIDRGKVYGLSHSGRMVAIDMRSGERSWEADIAGVNTPWIAGNFAYVVTVDSQVLCISLADGRIRWVEQLQRFEDQEKRRDLIKWNGPLLAGNRLFLTSSHGYMLTLSPYTGDVLSGVNVGSGMTTNPIMVDGTLITLTDDGKLIAYR
- a CDS encoding NINE protein; its protein translation is MTDYIQRPGEKNAIIALLLCFFLFWLGAHNWYLGRSFRAILQIGLAVVGLIPFLGWPFGALLAVWAFIEFIMILIGNGRDGQGRPVTL
- a CDS encoding FkbM family methyltransferase; this translates as MTSIMKYIKAFFRIHYELMRAPLNALERSRFNRVGLLIRNLKSLLKGKYHRFGYASELECFYIEEKGERYYFSNLVRGINLYSEGLSVRRDEIVSSYFIDQIDFAPGDIVIDCGANYGDLWLYLKTQINENTYIPFEPGIEEYKALSLNAPKSLKNNLGLGYENNKKKFFVNNKDADSSFIQPSEYSDIIYVETMRLDDFVKQNNIGEIKLFKCEAEGFEPEVFNGVGSILDQIHYIAVDGGYERGFKKEETFSHQTNLLIAQGFSMVAINFQLGRALFRNKKYI
- the glgA gene encoding glycogen synthase GlgA — protein: MNILFVSSECYPLIKTGGLADVVGALPLAFDPSITNTTVFLPGFPDVLKNIKNTQKIAEFTDLAGGKSSLVKGTSSTGLNVIVMIAPHLFDLEGNPYVDMQGHDRAGNHIRYAAFSKAASDLSIGKLADLYTFDCVHAHDWQAGLTFAYLEAENLPKGPKRILTIHNLAFQGLFPKEIFAQLRLPSSMFSSNQLEYWGQVSYLKAGVVFSDHVTTVSPTYAAEIKTEELGMGFGGLLNAIKDRVSGITNGIDQGIWDPESDPQITASYSAQSLAGKALCKKALQEKMGLTRSVKKPLFCVISRLTTQKGLDLVLKAIPHLLKNGAQIAILGSGDHDLEHRYLEAADKYKGSVSTYIGYNEVLAHQVQAGADFILIPSRFEPCGLTQLCAMRYGTIPVVTRVGGLNDTVIDCNESALKLGLGTGIHLNDVTENALIESLDRSLGLFHSKKLTNKIRKNGMKQDLSWKSPAQAYNDLYSL
- the glgC gene encoding glucose-1-phosphate adenylyltransferase, with protein sequence MKKRISGESLTRQTMAYVLAGGRGSRLKDLTDRRAKPAVYFGGKSRIIDFALSNAVNSGIRRIGVATQYKAHSLIRHLQRGWNFFRAERNESFDILPASQRVSETQWYEGTADAVYQNIDIIESYDPKYMIILAGDHIYKMDYRLMLEQHVESGADVTIGCLEVSQEEAKGFGVMGVDDKDGIINFLEKPSDPPTIPGTTDRCLASMGIYVFNTEYLIDLLKKDAVTEGSTRDFGNDLIPYIVQNGKAQAHRYTQSCVRSEVEEEAYWRDVGTVDAYWKASLDLTSFNPGLDLYDRDWPIWTYAEITPPAKFIHESDGRRGEAISSLVGGDVIVSGSQVYKSLLSTGVRTHSYAVIENSVLLPHVTVNRNARLKNVVVDGNVVIPEGLVVGQNAEEDARRFYRSENGICLITQKMIDNL
- the panB gene encoding 3-methyl-2-oxobutanoate hydroxymethyltransferase; this translates as MSTTPKTENVKLSPMVRRRTAKDIAARKSGEPIVCLTAYITPMAARLDDYCDLLLVGDSLGMVLYGMDNTLGVTLDMMIQHGRAVMRGAKKALVVIDMPFGSYEESKEQAFRNCAKVLSETGAGAVKLEGGIEMAETIAFLVKRGIPVLGHVGLMPQSVNSYGGYGAHGRTENEWQPILDDAQAIAAAGAFATVLEGVAAPLADKITEKTSNPIIGIGASNKCDGQILVTEDMLGLFSFNPKFVKRYMELGTEIVASVEAYASEVRARTFPSDEYTYKMKD